From the genome of Penaeus chinensis breed Huanghai No. 1 chromosome 8, ASM1920278v2, whole genome shotgun sequence, one region includes:
- the LOC125027941 gene encoding uncharacterized protein LOC125027941 isoform X1, which translates to MSLNLCLHVLKTWQRKKSKTKRHEDYFPSNDVGVPPVPRGRRSAPAGHHSQETFPRREATREHQLRPVQLRQERLRKTNQSSKEECCKLRNVVTLSICYICWRKEGRLL; encoded by the exons ACGTGgcagagaaaaaaatccaaaaccaAACGCCATGAAGATTACT TTCCTAGTAATGATGTTGGTGTCCCTCCTGTTCCTCGCGGCCGACGTAGCGCCCCAGCTGGTCATCACTCGCAGGAGACATTTCCCCGGCGAGAGGCGACTCGGGAGCACCAACTACGGCCAGTACAGCTTCGGCAAGAGAGGCTACGAAAGACGAACCAATCCAG CAAAGAAGAATGCTGTAAACTAAGAAACGTTGTAACACTCTCCATTTGCTACATTTgctggagaaaagaagggagacttTTATGA
- the LOC125027941 gene encoding uncharacterized protein LOC125027941 isoform X2, with protein MCSSLVSTWQRKKSKTKRHEDYFPSNDVGVPPVPRGRRSAPAGHHSQETFPRREATREHQLRPVQLRQERLRKTNQSSKEECCKLRNVVTLSICYICWRKEGRLL; from the exons ACGTGgcagagaaaaaaatccaaaaccaAACGCCATGAAGATTACT TTCCTAGTAATGATGTTGGTGTCCCTCCTGTTCCTCGCGGCCGACGTAGCGCCCCAGCTGGTCATCACTCGCAGGAGACATTTCCCCGGCGAGAGGCGACTCGGGAGCACCAACTACGGCCAGTACAGCTTCGGCAAGAGAGGCTACGAAAGACGAACCAATCCAG CAAAGAAGAATGCTGTAAACTAAGAAACGTTGTAACACTCTCCATTTGCTACATTTgctggagaaaagaagggagacttTTATGA
- the LOC125027942 gene encoding uncharacterized protein LOC125027942: MRVLQATKVSLEKHPRRKGRTVHSHTKQESKSLTRREEIICSLVDSFIRIQKSAGKLLEKEDVSFNMKTTREQIILQKDICLRTQIVSPRPSAATGLGYQLQYPAAMV; encoded by the exons ATGCGGGTCCTGCAAGCGACGAAGGTCAGTCTCGAAAAGCAcccgaggaggaaaggaaggacagTACACTCCCACACCAAGCAAGAAAGCAAGTCCTTGACAAGACGCGAAGAAATTATCTGCAGTTTGGTTGATAGTTTTATACGAATACAAAAATCCGCCGGAAAATTGCTG GAAAAAGAAGATGTATCTTTTAATATGAAAACTACGAGAGAGCAAATTATCCTCCAAAAAGACATATGCTTAAGAACACAGATTGTGTCGCCTCGCCCTAGTGCAGCCACGGGTCTTGGGTACCAATTACAGTATCCTGCGGCCATGGTCTAA